From one Flavobacteriales bacterium genomic stretch:
- a CDS encoding N-acetyltransferase — MNINIRKVKKSEYKQTEYLTRETFWNLYQPGCSEHLILHKHRKSNDYIEELDLVLLQGTRIIGHVIAIRAMIVEHHGSTNEALLVGPVSIHQNHQNQGWGTQLINHLIVVAKQMGYSGMLLYGNPDYYHRFGFKNAGDFEITTEDGKNFDAFMALELSKASLNGSKGRFLMNKSINYSKEELEEFDQKFPQKEKKAPKINLNA; from the coding sequence ATGAATATCAATATCAGAAAAGTAAAAAAATCAGAATATAAGCAAACAGAATATTTAACAAGAGAAACCTTTTGGAATTTATATCAGCCAGGATGCTCAGAACATTTAATATTACACAAGCATCGTAAGAGTAATGATTATATAGAAGAATTGGACCTTGTACTGTTACAGGGGACAAGAATCATAGGGCATGTTATTGCAATCAGAGCTATGATTGTTGAGCATCACGGTTCAACAAATGAAGCATTGCTCGTTGGGCCTGTTTCAATTCATCAAAATCATCAAAATCAAGGTTGGGGAACACAATTGATTAATCATTTGATTGTTGTGGCAAAACAAATGGGATATAGTGGAATGCTACTATATGGAAACCCTGATTATTATCACCGCTTCGGTTTTAAAAATGCTGGTGATTTTGAAATCACTACAGAAGATGGAAAAAACTTTGATGCATTTATGGCATTAGAATTATCAAAAGCTTCACTCAATGGGAGCAAAGGAAGGTTTTTGATGAATAAATCCATTAATTATTCGAAAGAGGAGTTAGAGGAATTTGATCAAAAATTTCCGCAGAAAGAAAAGAAAGCTCCTAAAATTAACCTCAATGCTTAA
- a CDS encoding beta-lactamase family protein: MKYITILLMLMTTLVHSQNKSKLESYMDAQANINGFSGTVLITKNDSVLLKKAYGYADLEWEIPNTIDSKFSLASVSKQFTAVAILQLVENGKISLEDKLSKYYPNFSYGEQITIKMMLTHNAGFQMDYDELYLAKTALDKDTVANYIMQKPLLFEPGSKTAYSNIGYYLLARIIEKASNQSYATYLKLNVFDKAKMYNSGISNNDSIVSKAVKNYYKKDNVWVKNPYINWNFNIGHDGVYSTVDDLYLWNKALFDSTILLSEVSKNKMFTSYNDQKFGLGLLINPFYNQNHVLIAHDGGFFGAMTSFNRYTDDNIFITLLSNNQSPSYLIAYGLAAIIFDKPVELPYQHIQVKIDPNLYTDYIGTYGNIIILKKNEKLYYLDYETELLPESNVKFFCSNNNYKTVEFVKNKKGKVSEIIVTKAGVQEIKKKRIKK; encoded by the coding sequence ATGAAGTATATTACAATTTTACTGATGTTGATGACAACACTTGTGCATTCTCAAAATAAGTCGAAACTAGAAAGTTATATGGATGCGCAAGCGAATATTAATGGCTTTTCAGGAACAGTACTTATAACAAAAAATGATTCTGTTTTGCTTAAAAAAGCCTATGGGTATGCAGATCTTGAATGGGAAATTCCCAATACAATAGATTCAAAGTTTAGTTTAGCCTCTGTTTCCAAACAATTTACTGCTGTAGCCATTTTACAGCTTGTTGAAAATGGAAAAATATCGCTCGAAGATAAACTGAGTAAGTATTATCCCAATTTTTCTTATGGAGAGCAAATCACAATAAAAATGATGTTAACTCATAATGCAGGTTTTCAAATGGACTATGACGAACTATATCTAGCTAAAACAGCTTTAGATAAAGATACTGTTGCAAACTATATTATGCAAAAGCCTTTATTATTTGAGCCAGGTTCAAAAACAGCATATAGTAATATCGGTTACTATTTATTGGCTCGAATTATAGAAAAAGCGTCCAATCAATCATATGCCACCTATTTGAAATTAAACGTATTTGATAAAGCAAAAATGTATAATTCGGGAATTAGTAATAATGATTCAATTGTCTCTAAAGCTGTAAAAAACTATTATAAAAAAGACAATGTTTGGGTTAAAAACCCTTATATAAATTGGAACTTCAATATTGGACATGATGGAGTATACTCTACAGTGGATGATTTATATTTATGGAATAAAGCATTATTTGACAGTACTATTTTGCTTAGTGAAGTTTCTAAAAATAAAATGTTTACCTCATATAATGACCAAAAATTTGGTTTAGGTCTTTTAATCAATCCTTTTTATAATCAGAATCATGTATTAATAGCACATGATGGAGGTTTCTTTGGAGCTATGACTTCGTTCAATAGATATACGGATGATAATATTTTTATTACATTATTATCAAACAACCAATCACCATCTTACTTAATTGCATACGGACTTGCTGCAATCATTTTTGACAAACCAGTTGAACTACCATATCAACATATTCAGGTCAAGATAGATCCTAATCTTTATACTGATTATATAGGAACTTATGGAAATATTATAATTCTTAAAAAGAATGAAAAGTTATACTATTTGGACTATGAAACAGAATTGTTACCAGAATCTAATGTGAAATTTTTCTGTTCCAATAATAACTATAAGACAGTTGAATTCGTGAAGAATAAAAAAGGAAAAGTTTCTGAAATTATAGTCACTAAGGCAGGTGTTCAAGAGATTAAAAAGAAACGAATTAAAAAATAA
- a CDS encoding DUF4386 domain-containing protein produces MNGIKKKSIAIGVLLILSIVVGILSVDAVIDEPNNLPAISKNATPILIRALMQFILAVIYASIPIVLYSLLKRFNKSLTIGFLAFRMIAVVFLFIGWLSILLIVDLGQEFEKAGSPEFSPFQTIDNLLRSARDLINHVAMPLIISVGNFMFYYILYQSKLIPRWLSVWGLVATLLSSVVASFLLMFEVINIITPAYIALAFPTALLEIVLAIGLITKGFDANVIREELN; encoded by the coding sequence ATGAACGGAATCAAAAAAAAATCAATTGCAATTGGTGTATTATTAATACTTAGTATAGTTGTGGGGATTCTAAGTGTAGATGCAGTTATAGACGAGCCGAATAACCTTCCTGCGATTTCTAAAAATGCAACCCCAATATTAATTAGGGCTTTGATGCAATTTATCTTAGCTGTTATTTATGCTAGTATTCCCATTGTCCTGTATTCATTATTAAAAAGATTTAATAAAAGTTTGACAATTGGTTTTCTCGCTTTTAGAATGATTGCTGTAGTATTCCTATTTATTGGTTGGTTAAGCATACTCTTAATAGTGGATTTAGGTCAGGAATTTGAAAAAGCAGGAAGCCCTGAATTCTCTCCTTTTCAAACAATAGATAATTTATTGCGATCGGCTCGAGATTTAATTAATCATGTAGCTATGCCTTTAATTATTAGCGTGGGAAACTTTATGTTTTATTACATTCTGTATCAATCAAAACTTATACCTAGATGGCTATCTGTATGGGGACTTGTAGCAACACTATTGAGTAGTGTTGTGGCGAGCTTTCTTTTGATGTTTGAGGTTATCAATATTATTACACCAGCTTATATTGCTTTAGCTTTCCCAACAGCATTATTGGAAATAGTTCTGGCAATAGGGCTGATAACTAAAGGATTTGATGCAAATGTAATAAGAGAAGAACTAAACTAA
- a CDS encoding Crp/Fnr family transcriptional regulator, which produces MEKQIIEYLSKYTVITKELANAIKESAFFKSYKKGDILLKEGGFSNECYFILEGCIRSYFLKDGEEKTIEFYTEEQIVTPANYAKSIPSKYYLECIEDTVVNVGNPALEKEMYSKYPQLESLSRIIAEVILTKNQETFTEFKTSSPEERYLYMLKTRPNLMQRASQYQIASYLGVQPESLSRIRKRLMKK; this is translated from the coding sequence ATGGAAAAACAAATAATAGAGTACCTCTCAAAATATACTGTAATTACAAAAGAGTTAGCGAACGCTATTAAAGAAAGTGCGTTTTTCAAAAGTTATAAAAAGGGAGACATTTTACTTAAAGAAGGTGGTTTTTCAAATGAATGTTATTTCATATTAGAAGGTTGTATTAGGAGTTATTTTTTAAAAGATGGAGAAGAAAAAACAATTGAATTTTATACCGAAGAACAAATTGTTACACCAGCCAATTATGCAAAATCAATACCCTCTAAGTATTACTTAGAATGTATTGAAGATACTGTAGTCAATGTTGGCAATCCAGCTTTGGAAAAAGAAATGTATAGCAAGTACCCACAATTAGAATCTTTATCAAGGATAATCGCAGAAGTTATACTGACAAAAAATCAAGAGACGTTTACTGAATTTAAAACATCTAGCCCTGAAGAGCGATATTTATATATGCTAAAAACAAGACCGAATCTAATGCAAAGAGCTTCTCAATATCAAATAGCGAGCTACTTAGGAGTCCAACCAGAATCTTTGAGTCGAATTAGAAAGAGGTTGATGAAAAAATAA
- a CDS encoding KAP family NTPase yields MKKSPQIKQGNIQITEIIKEYLDCKTDYSILINGKHGIGKTYFYKEILSPEIQNINLPQNAAVNYKPIYISLFGQSTIESINDSIFLEIYPILKNKKLKIGFGLGKLFIKNIIKLNDTDLNDISTNAKAEVQNLEELVICFDDLDRMDEALSQKSFFGYVNTLVENYGIKVIIITSEEHIELASLFKDKVIGINLQYTPNYNQVLNNIINDIYKDEKEYLKFLDINSSLILNYLKLNNYNLRSLKFALEKYRNIYSSLVINLANEKLNDKTKNHIILSILKFTLEISFDYKIGNINITNFDVIKNLYTDSYTNLSSNKIIDLKEKEKFEFIFWKKYKLKEKSNFYNSIFNYVSGQSHLDILKVINEIKLELNIYNGIIDKNEILFIELSYPLCLSLSDQDYKNNLNELLETAYKGDIKLNRYPELLLLVLRFDNLLELDLNSLLSKLKNGAKKSSKKSTYNNSFNRSKKIRNNFLDTDFTLYNELFTYCKKLNDEIFDSGNDYQLKQLFNYLKDDVYNFRNQLDESYKNYKDTPFWQNFNLDEIYKVIMNYDRNNIVHLIHYFKNRYKNIDSFTFDKLTENEYLKELIIKINEPESRNEKTIDNSLLDELTKSIQASIDVLIKNDN; encoded by the coding sequence ATGAAAAAATCTCCCCAAATAAAACAAGGCAATATTCAAATCACAGAAATAATAAAAGAATATTTAGACTGTAAAACAGATTATTCTATTTTAATAAATGGTAAACATGGTATAGGAAAAACATATTTTTATAAAGAAATTCTTTCACCTGAAATACAAAATATAAATCTACCACAAAATGCAGCAGTAAATTACAAACCTATTTACATATCATTATTTGGACAATCAACTATAGAAAGCATTAATGATAGCATTTTTCTAGAAATCTATCCAATACTAAAAAATAAAAAACTGAAAATTGGGTTTGGCTTAGGAAAGTTATTTATTAAGAATATTATAAAATTAAACGATACTGACTTAAATGATATTTCTACTAATGCAAAAGCAGAAGTGCAAAACCTAGAGGAATTAGTCATATGCTTTGATGATTTAGATAGAATGGATGAAGCTTTATCCCAAAAATCTTTTTTTGGATATGTTAATACACTAGTTGAAAACTATGGCATAAAAGTAATTATTATAACGAGTGAAGAACACATCGAACTTGCTTCTTTATTTAAAGATAAAGTGATTGGCATTAACTTACAATACACTCCAAACTATAATCAAGTTTTAAATAATATAATTAATGATATTTACAAAGATGAAAAGGAGTACCTTAAGTTTCTTGATATAAATTCTAGCTTAATTCTTAATTATTTAAAACTAAATAACTACAATTTAAGAAGTTTAAAATTTGCATTAGAGAAGTATAGAAATATATATTCATCCCTAGTAATAAATTTGGCAAATGAAAAACTCAATGATAAAACTAAAAATCACATAATATTATCTATATTAAAATTCACTTTAGAGATTTCATTTGATTATAAAATTGGAAATATTAATATTACCAATTTTGATGTTATTAAAAATCTATATACAGATTCATATACTAATTTAAGTAGTAATAAAATTATAGACCTCAAGGAAAAGGAGAAATTTGAATTTATTTTTTGGAAAAAATATAAACTAAAGGAAAAAAGTAATTTTTATAACTCAATATTTAATTATGTTTCTGGACAAAGTCATTTAGATATTTTAAAAGTTATTAATGAAATAAAGTTAGAATTAAATATTTATAACGGGATTATTGATAAAAATGAAATTTTATTTATTGAGCTATCATACCCTTTATGCTTAAGTTTATCTGATCAAGATTATAAAAACAATTTAAATGAATTACTTGAAACAGCATATAAAGGTGATATAAAATTAAATCGTTATCCTGAACTTTTATTACTTGTTTTAAGGTTTGATAATTTACTAGAATTAGACCTTAATAGTTTATTGTCTAAACTTAAAAATGGTGCTAAAAAATCATCTAAAAAAAGTACATATAACAATTCATTCAATCGCTCAAAGAAAATTAGAAATAATTTTTTGGATACAGATTTCACCTTATACAATGAATTATTTACGTATTGCAAAAAGTTGAATGATGAGATTTTTGATAGTGGAAATGATTATCAATTAAAACAGTTATTTAATTATTTAAAAGATGACGTATATAACTTTAGAAATCAACTAGACGAAAGCTATAAGAACTATAAAGACACTCCATTTTGGCAAAATTTTAACCTTGATGAGATATATAAAGTTATTATGAACTATGATAGAAATAATATAGTTCATCTTATACATTACTTTAAAAACAGATACAAAAATATTGACTCTTTTACATTTGATAAATTAACTGAAAACGAATATTTAAAAGAGTTAATTATTAAAATAAACGAACCTGAATCTAGAAATGAAAAAACGATAGATAATTCATTATTAGATGAATTAACCAAGAGTATTCAAGCTTCAATAGATGTATTAATTAAGAATGACAACTAA